Proteins from one Cellulosilyticum lentocellum DSM 5427 genomic window:
- a CDS encoding oligosaccharide flippase family protein, protein MFSFKLEKSLIKGNSSIRTFLRQLSILFGCRSIGIIIGIFITILNGRVLTVEDMGQFNLAINLSNVLVIPLVFGTNTSVLKILPETRENQKGTVIGTVFLCNGLMCILGGILFCSFSFWGSGLLKISSMSWYLAVIIAIASNLCIVTETFLKHQQDFKNIGLGKLISSIVLLLAYLIGVYYLKLVDVKLFLVFNVISQLILFLILVVKVDFHQIHFSLKVAKDIYSLSVLYMLSWLLSTFLYNADIYILAYLSDHYEVGVYSAYQVNVRNYFSIFYHDVFAAVFLPTILSMKIKKDEIYRNVNKWIPAIFGIIVMGTAAVCSLFIISYGKQYELNFLYVALVALGIGFQSIFFLINSILVIEGMEGAKLSLAIMSKPFPFLVANIFLLTYLFGKIGTLIAFPVNQLILVILLLYKTRRYREGDTNGC, encoded by the coding sequence ATGTTTAGCTTTAAACTAGAAAAAAGTTTAATAAAGGGAAATAGCAGTATAAGGACATTTTTAAGACAGCTTTCAATTTTATTTGGTTGTAGAAGTATCGGGATTATTATAGGTATTTTTATTACTATATTAAATGGAAGAGTACTGACAGTAGAGGATATGGGTCAATTTAATTTGGCAATTAATTTATCCAATGTTCTAGTTATACCGCTAGTTTTTGGAACGAATACGAGCGTGCTTAAAATCTTACCTGAGACAAGGGAGAACCAGAAAGGGACGGTAATTGGAACGGTTTTTCTTTGTAATGGACTTATGTGTATACTGGGAGGCATTTTATTTTGTAGCTTCTCCTTTTGGGGAAGTGGCCTATTAAAGATTTCCAGTATGAGCTGGTATCTAGCAGTTATTATTGCTATTGCAAGTAACTTATGTATTGTGACAGAAACCTTTTTGAAACATCAGCAGGACTTTAAAAATATCGGTTTAGGTAAGCTTATAAGTAGCATTGTTTTACTACTGGCTTATCTTATAGGTGTTTATTATCTAAAGCTGGTAGATGTGAAACTATTTTTAGTATTTAATGTGATAAGTCAGCTTATATTATTTTTAATATTAGTAGTAAAAGTTGATTTTCATCAGATTCATTTTAGTTTAAAAGTAGCAAAAGATATTTATTCTCTTAGTGTGCTATATATGTTAAGCTGGCTTTTATCTACATTTTTATATAATGCAGATATCTATATTTTAGCTTATTTATCAGATCATTATGAAGTTGGTGTATACAGTGCTTATCAAGTAAATGTAAGAAATTATTTTTCTATTTTTTATCATGATGTATTTGCAGCTGTATTTTTACCTACTATTTTATCTATGAAGATTAAAAAGGATGAAATATATAGGAATGTTAACAAATGGATTCCTGCCATATTTGGAATTATTGTTATGGGAACGGCTGCTGTATGCAGCTTATTTATTATAAGCTACGGTAAACAATATGAATTGAATTTTTTATATGTAGCATTAGTAGCATTGGGAATTGGATTTCAGAGTATATTCTTTTTGATAAACTCAATTTTGGTTATAGAAGGTATGGAGGGAGCTAAATTATCCCTAGCTATTATGAGCAAACCATTTCCATTTCTTGTAGCCAATATATTTTTATTAACCTATTTATTTGGGAAGATAGGAACATTAATTGCATTCCCTGTGAATCAGCTTATTTTAGTAATTCTGCTGCTATATAAGACTAGGAGATATCGAGAGGGTGATACAAATGGATGTTAG
- a CDS encoding UbiA prenyltransferase family protein, which yields MDVRPKPYFSSSASLESKQVCLGLAILRPRQWIKNGFVFLGILLQLRFPSWSQIIQVIIGAILFCGMSSTIYIFNDLIDFEKDRIHPEKKKRPIATGQISKKVAISLMVVLGTITLISGYFFNRNCGIILTIYVLVNIMYSLQLKEYIFIDLFCISVGFTLRVLLGFILLGLPITEYKCLWFLLFIMFFTLFIGLGKRKSELIILSTQSSSHRGSLKQYSLELISEVMPILITCTLITYIMYTIESKNVMIVFSTVFLLYGILRYQYLYNNIYALGKPENIIFIDRPMRICILVWGFIYIGAAIERLIAGV from the coding sequence ATGGATGTTAGACCAAAGCCCTATTTCTCTTCTTCTGCATCATTAGAGTCAAAACAAGTATGCCTGGGTTTAGCTATATTAAGACCTCGGCAATGGATAAAAAATGGTTTTGTCTTTTTAGGTATTTTATTGCAACTAAGGTTTCCAAGTTGGAGCCAAATAATTCAAGTGATAATAGGAGCAATCTTGTTTTGTGGAATGAGTTCTACCATATACATTTTTAATGATTTAATCGATTTTGAAAAAGATCGAATACATCCAGAAAAGAAAAAGAGGCCAATTGCCACCGGGCAGATTAGTAAGAAAGTCGCTATAAGTTTAATGGTAGTACTAGGGACTATAACACTCATTAGTGGGTACTTCTTCAATAGAAATTGTGGAATCATTTTAACTATATATGTACTTGTCAACATCATGTATTCGTTGCAGTTAAAAGAATATATCTTTATTGATTTGTTTTGTATTTCAGTAGGCTTTACATTACGTGTTTTACTAGGTTTTATCCTTTTAGGATTACCCATAACAGAGTATAAGTGTTTATGGTTTTTACTTTTTATTATGTTTTTTACGCTGTTTATAGGACTCGGCAAACGTAAAAGTGAACTGATTATTTTATCAACTCAGTCAAGCTCGCATAGGGGAAGTTTAAAGCAGTATTCTTTGGAGCTTATTAGTGAAGTGATGCCGATTTTAATAACTTGCACCTTAATAACATATATCATGTATACCATAGAAAGTAAAAACGTAATGATTGTTTTTTCAACCGTATTTTTACTTTACGGTATCTTAAGATATCAATATCTTTACAACAACATATATGCGCTTGGTAAACCTGAAAATATTATTTTTATAGATCGTCCTATGAGAATTTGCATTTTAGTCTGGGGATTTATTTATATTGGAGCTGCCATTGAGAGATTAATCGCTGGGGTGTAG
- a CDS encoding glycosyltransferase family 2 protein has product MKKSCSIVIPTKDKLSRLALTLKCLEPQVTEDVQVIVVFDGCKEETIEGFSNLNLSYEIDPIISEKNVGRAAARNLGIAEAIGDVIIFLDDDRLTERDFINKHLSYHEEEPCVVLGERMDLKYSEEAILDLAGEETIEKTLSEIQKGAHKEFYYNIKKWFLRKPRHALRYIAFITGNVSIDTCLIKQLGGFDESFKGWGYEDTDLGYRLAKENVKYIADYSIICYHMLHSHVRGQKSNEELKNLDYFKAKFPRDKTLQKVIGLYTIKASLRL; this is encoded by the coding sequence ATGAAAAAAAGTTGTAGTATAGTCATACCAACCAAGGACAAATTATCTAGGCTAGCATTGACACTTAAATGTTTGGAGCCTCAAGTGACAGAAGATGTTCAAGTAATAGTTGTATTTGATGGATGTAAAGAGGAAACAATAGAAGGTTTTTCAAATCTCAATTTATCTTATGAGATAGATCCGATTATCAGCGAAAAAAATGTAGGTCGAGCAGCAGCGAGGAACTTAGGAATTGCTGAGGCTATAGGTGATGTTATTATATTTCTAGATGACGACCGACTTACAGAACGTGATTTTATTAATAAGCATCTATCGTATCATGAAGAAGAGCCTTGTGTTGTTTTAGGGGAAAGAATGGACCTTAAATATAGCGAAGAAGCTATTTTAGATTTGGCAGGAGAAGAGACAATCGAGAAGACATTAAGTGAGATTCAAAAAGGAGCACATAAGGAATTTTACTATAACATTAAAAAATGGTTTCTACGAAAGCCTAGACATGCGCTAAGATATATTGCTTTTATCACAGGAAATGTATCAATCGATACTTGCCTTATTAAACAGCTGGGAGGATTTGATGAGTCATTTAAAGGCTGGGGCTATGAAGATACAGACTTAGGATATAGATTAGCCAAAGAGAATGTTAAATACATAGCTGATTACTCTATTATTTGTTATCACATGTTACATAGCCATGTACGAGGGCAAAAAAGTAATGAGGAACTTAAGAACCTCGATTACTTTAAAGCTAAATTTCCTAGAGACAAGACGCTACAAAAAGTGATTGGACTATATACTATAAAAGCAAGTTTGCGATTATAA
- a CDS encoding MarR family winged helix-turn-helix transcriptional regulator, with amino-acid sequence MDNVKKLINDNQLALSTLVVFTRAEHVIHKKELETVKKSGLTPAQFGVLEALYNKGDLRICELIEKILTTSGNITVVIKNLEKDELVKRNPDPQDKRSCIISLTEKGKQVIESILPDHIENIRNIFDTLTDEEKMTLKTILKKFKNI; translated from the coding sequence ATGGACAATGTTAAAAAATTAATTAACGACAATCAATTAGCACTATCCACTTTAGTTGTATTCACAAGGGCTGAGCATGTGATTCATAAGAAGGAACTTGAAACAGTGAAAAAGAGTGGATTAACACCAGCTCAATTTGGAGTTTTAGAAGCACTATATAATAAAGGAGATTTACGAATCTGTGAGTTAATAGAGAAGATATTAACCACATCTGGAAATATAACTGTAGTAATAAAAAATTTAGAAAAGGATGAACTAGTAAAAAGAAATCCAGATCCTCAAGATAAAAGATCATGTATTATATCATTAACAGAAAAAGGAAAGCAGGTTATAGAAAGTATTCTACCAGACCATATTGAAAATATAAGAAATATTTTTGATACATTAACGGATGAAGAGAAAATGACTTTGAAGACTATCCTTAAAAAGTTTAAAAACATATAG
- a CDS encoding FMN-dependent NADH-azoreductase, whose protein sequence is MSKVLYIKADVKNEEDSRTFKVSNSFIEDYKKNNPEDEVVVLDLYKENIDFLRLEDLGGIFGPKDEASKNHPILKYAYQFAEADKYVIAAPMWNLSIPAILKAYIDYVSVTGITFAYTAEGPVGLLKNKKAVHVVSRGGEYGNAPYEMGDRYLRTILGFFGIAEIETIAIENLDVIGVNVEEKLEEGIRKASLLAKEF, encoded by the coding sequence ATGAGTAAAGTATTATATATTAAAGCAGATGTTAAAAATGAAGAGGATTCAAGAACTTTTAAAGTATCTAATAGTTTTATAGAAGACTATAAGAAAAATAACCCAGAAGATGAGGTTGTTGTATTAGATTTATACAAGGAGAATATAGATTTTCTAAGGTTAGAAGATCTAGGAGGGATTTTTGGACCTAAGGATGAGGCAAGTAAAAATCATCCAATACTAAAATATGCTTATCAATTTGCAGAAGCAGATAAGTATGTCATTGCAGCACCTATGTGGAATTTAAGTATTCCAGCTATTTTAAAAGCTTATATAGATTATGTAAGTGTGACGGGCATAACATTTGCATATACTGCGGAAGGTCCAGTAGGGCTTTTAAAGAATAAAAAAGCAGTTCATGTAGTATCTAGAGGCGGTGAGTATGGTAATGCACCATATGAAATGGGAGATAGATACTTAAGGACTATATTAGGCTTCTTCGGTATAGCAGAAATAGAAACCATTGCCATAGAAAATCTAGATGTTATAGGCGTAAATGTAGAGGAAAAGCTAGAAGAAGGCATACGCAAAGCTAGTTTGCTTGCGAAGGAATTTTAA
- a CDS encoding DNA-formamidopyrimidine glycosylase family protein: MLELPEVLTVSKQLKNHIVGKKISKVLPPSKVHKFCWYNGEPTEYNAAIKGSEVISVEGFGIFVEITFSNGYKLCLNDGVNVRLVPSNEKTKNFQLLIELEDNLVLVFTVAMYGGIFLHDGSYDNEYYLKSKQAISPFSEVFTEHYHKTFMESKPNLSAKAFLATQQRFPGVGNGVSQDILFEAGIHPKRKISTFSEADKERLLGKMITVLNEMVQKGGRDTEKNIFGEKGGYKVRMSKNTMGLDCPKCGGKIIKETYLGGSIYYCAQCQPFIKE; encoded by the coding sequence ATGTTAGAATTGCCAGAGGTGTTAACTGTTTCTAAGCAACTTAAGAATCATATTGTTGGAAAGAAAATCAGTAAAGTTTTGCCACCATCTAAAGTACATAAGTTTTGCTGGTATAATGGGGAACCAACAGAATATAATGCCGCCATTAAAGGCAGTGAAGTGATATCGGTAGAGGGCTTTGGAATATTTGTTGAAATAACTTTTTCTAATGGCTATAAGCTATGCTTGAATGATGGTGTTAATGTAAGGCTAGTGCCCTCTAACGAAAAAACGAAAAATTTTCAATTACTTATTGAGTTAGAGGATAATCTGGTATTAGTGTTTACAGTGGCTATGTATGGAGGAATCTTCCTTCATGATGGAAGTTATGACAATGAATACTATTTAAAAAGCAAACAAGCTATATCACCATTTTCCGAAGTATTTACAGAGCATTATCATAAAACATTTATGGAGAGTAAGCCTAATTTAAGTGCAAAAGCTTTTCTTGCTACCCAGCAGCGATTTCCTGGAGTTGGTAATGGTGTATCGCAAGATATTCTGTTTGAAGCAGGTATCCATCCTAAACGCAAGATTAGTACCTTTAGTGAAGCAGATAAAGAAAGATTACTAGGAAAGATGATTACTGTTTTAAATGAAATGGTTCAAAAGGGTGGACGTGATACAGAGAAAAACATTTTTGGAGAAAAAGGAGGCTATAAAGTAAGAATGTCAAAGAATACTATGGGGCTAGATTGTCCAAAATGTGGGGGGAAAATAATAAAAGAAACTTATCTTGGTGGGTCTATTTATTACTGCGCTCAATGCCAACCTTTTATTAAAGAATAA
- a CDS encoding MerR family transcriptional regulator: MPRYQTSQIAKLAGIHPNTVRLYEEWQLITKPSRRDNGYRIYTDEHISQIHLLKVALRGEVLQNGLRKRAIEIVKAAANQKYDEALRLNDYYLEEIVLEKEKAKEAIGVADFIIKNVVIEEKLSLTRKETADYLKISIDTLRNWELNGLLTIKRKANGYRIYDEKDIQRLKLIRTLRCANYSLMSILRMLEALEKNSQIDIEEVIDTPRPTEEIVSVCDRLLSSLDELEQDALQMKQQLLQMEQQFNHNLSL; the protein is encoded by the coding sequence ATGCCTAGGTATCAAACATCACAAATCGCCAAATTGGCAGGAATTCATCCTAATACAGTAAGACTTTATGAGGAGTGGCAGCTTATCACTAAACCAAGTAGAAGAGATAATGGTTATCGGATTTATACAGATGAGCATATCAGCCAAATTCATTTACTGAAGGTCGCACTAAGAGGAGAGGTTTTACAAAATGGCTTAAGAAAACGTGCTATTGAAATTGTAAAAGCAGCAGCAAATCAAAAATATGATGAAGCTCTTAGGCTTAACGATTATTATTTAGAGGAAATAGTCTTAGAGAAAGAAAAAGCAAAGGAAGCTATTGGTGTAGCAGATTTTATCATTAAGAATGTTGTTATAGAAGAAAAACTATCTTTAACAAGAAAAGAGACAGCAGATTATTTAAAAATTAGTATAGATACCCTTAGAAATTGGGAGTTAAATGGTTTATTAACTATTAAGCGTAAAGCAAATGGTTATCGTATTTATGACGAAAAGGATATTCAAAGGTTAAAGCTTATTCGTACTTTAAGGTGTGCTAATTATTCTCTGATGTCTATTTTACGTATGCTAGAAGCATTAGAAAAAAATAGCCAAATTGATATAGAAGAAGTCATAGATACACCAAGGCCGACAGAAGAAATTGTTTCTGTATGTGATCGTTTACTTTCATCTCTTGATGAATTAGAACAAGATGCCTTGCAAATGAAACAGCAGCTTTTACAAATGGAGCAACAATTTAATCATAACCTTTCTTTATAA
- a CDS encoding pirin family protein, protein MKSYRTIEKVFRGPEIHMVGDGFRVSQYLPAGTNDMKRLSPFLLLDYHAPHYYEPASTVRGVGAHPHRGFETVTIAYEGKVQHHDNKGNRGIIGPGDVQWMTAASGIMHKEYHETEFSKKGGILHMIQLWVNLPKDKKGTEPKYQALLKEEMGKFELENNQGEISIIAGEVNGVKGPASTFTKMNIYNVDLKNNGKVLLNESSSFNTGILVLKGQVKVNEDKVCKEGDFVLFDNVEGSILAESMSEETLFIVLSGEPIDEPIVSYGPFVMNTEEEIYKAYEDLRNGKFGTEIF, encoded by the coding sequence ATGAAAAGCTATAGAACAATAGAAAAGGTATTTAGAGGACCAGAGATTCATATGGTTGGAGATGGATTCAGAGTATCACAATACTTACCAGCAGGAACAAATGACATGAAACGTCTATCCCCATTTTTATTATTAGATTATCATGCACCTCATTATTATGAACCAGCATCAACTGTTCGTGGTGTTGGAGCTCATCCTCATCGAGGGTTTGAAACTGTAACAATTGCTTATGAGGGCAAAGTTCAGCATCATGATAATAAAGGAAATCGTGGCATTATAGGACCTGGAGATGTACAGTGGATGACTGCTGCATCGGGGATTATGCATAAGGAATATCATGAAACAGAGTTTAGTAAAAAAGGCGGCATTTTACATATGATTCAGCTATGGGTTAATCTGCCTAAGGATAAAAAAGGAACTGAACCTAAATATCAAGCGCTGTTAAAAGAAGAGATGGGAAAATTTGAGCTTGAAAATAACCAAGGTGAGATAAGTATTATTGCTGGAGAGGTTAATGGTGTTAAAGGGCCAGCAAGTACATTTACTAAGATGAACATTTATAATGTAGACCTAAAGAATAACGGAAAAGTTTTATTAAATGAATCAAGTAGTTTTAACACAGGCATACTGGTATTAAAAGGACAAGTTAAAGTAAATGAAGATAAAGTATGCAAAGAAGGCGATTTTGTTTTGTTTGATAATGTAGAAGGCAGTATTTTAGCTGAATCTATGAGTGAAGAAACGCTATTTATTGTACTGAGCGGAGAACCAATAGATGAACCAATTGTATCATATGGTCCATTTGTTATGAACACAGAAGAAGAAATATATAAAGCTTATGAAGATTTAAGAAATGGTAAATTCGGAACAGAAATATTTTAA
- a CDS encoding glycosyltransferase family 2 protein, with protein sequence MDQIKASVIIPTLNKLSRLRLVLKSLEPQITDDIEVIIVFDGCDKDVISSFHELEFAFKPIEVICETNIGRASARNRGIEVAKGEIIIFLDDDRITAPHYIKSHIRHHEAGHVAVLGKRKELYLADKEIENYYNDFEACIGRCEAEGDNDQGYSIFPLIAQFVPWINFFTGNVSVKKADLLKAGCFDEAFKQWGHEDMDLGIRMAYNKVKIMRCEDAVNYHMMHPSNFADKRQASINNMKYLMKKHRKKPDVQMIFTAIMIKQKLFGIYVPKNQQNKYKLRGEE encoded by the coding sequence ATGGATCAAATAAAAGCAAGTGTTATTATTCCGACTCTGAATAAACTTTCTAGACTAAGATTAGTGCTTAAATCCTTAGAGCCACAAATAACAGATGATATAGAAGTTATTATTGTGTTTGATGGATGTGATAAGGATGTGATAAGTTCATTTCATGAACTAGAGTTTGCCTTTAAACCTATTGAGGTTATTTGTGAAACTAATATAGGTAGAGCAAGCGCAAGAAATAGAGGTATTGAAGTAGCTAAAGGGGAAATTATTATATTTTTAGATGATGATCGTATTACTGCACCTCATTACATCAAAAGTCATATAAGGCACCATGAAGCAGGTCATGTAGCTGTATTAGGTAAACGTAAAGAACTCTATTTAGCTGATAAGGAGATAGAGAATTATTATAATGACTTTGAGGCCTGTATAGGAAGATGTGAAGCTGAAGGTGACAACGATCAAGGCTATAGCATCTTTCCTCTGATAGCTCAGTTTGTTCCTTGGATTAATTTTTTTACTGGGAATGTATCAGTAAAAAAAGCAGATTTACTAAAGGCAGGGTGTTTCGATGAAGCCTTTAAACAATGGGGCCATGAAGATATGGATTTGGGAATCCGCATGGCATACAACAAGGTAAAAATCATGAGATGTGAGGATGCAGTTAATTATCATATGATGCATCCCAGCAATTTTGCTGATAAGAGGCAAGCTTCTATTAATAATATGAAATACCTAATGAAGAAACATAGAAAAAAGCCAGATGTTCAAATGATCTTTACAGCAATTATGATTAAGCAAAAGTTATTTGGTATTTATGTGCCCAAAAATCAACAAAATAAATATAAATTAAGAGGTGAAGAATAA
- a CDS encoding HelD family protein — translation MDINLCSNEKEYLQYVQDEIDETIEQLDELVKTRQKEIFEAHKYVVQNHTDMDAMEIFSNNKIIANDIDNLEKRTEIKSRLERMKDNTYFGRIDFLFEGDSREDIEAYYIGLGDFTSDHLKGTLVYDWRAPISSMYYDYEIGPASYQAPIGKMSGEITKKKQYKVKNGKLIYVLDNEIRIADEILQKELSHNADNRMKNIVATIQKEQNTIVRNDKARIMIVQGIAGSGKTSIALHRIAYLLYQNRHEINANDILIISPNPIFSDYISNVLPELGEENIRQYSLEELIMAELKENIKTESKFEQIEFLLSEEMSTSNRKKNIDYKQSQDFFWLLQQFIEEFPEKFIAFKDISLGEICFKKEEIKNHFCNRFTGQPILSRAEDIANYLAESREGYQGVKITKTVRKQMKAKLMGMFKETELVSIYEQFIHWCNEERALSFVLEMNKECLAYEDVFPMIYLKYALCGYTGNNKIKHLIIDEMQDYTKVEFEILKRLFNCKMTILGDIYQVLEPKEPNVLDTLQEVFEDAVLIRMNRTYRSTFEIATFGKNLINQTEMIPFERHGEAPRLKGSNSYSKMLEEMVVDLKKLDLNQYTTVAIICKTLEEAKKLYGDLSSYMETTLLTTSSTIFSSGIIITTSYLAKGLEFDVVFIPSVNERNYYTPIDRQVLYVSCTRALHLLHIYCDETLSPILEG, via the coding sequence ATGGATATTAATTTATGTAGCAACGAAAAAGAATATTTACAGTATGTTCAAGACGAAATCGATGAAACCATAGAGCAGCTAGATGAACTAGTGAAGACTAGACAAAAAGAGATTTTTGAAGCTCATAAATACGTGGTTCAAAACCATACAGATATGGATGCCATGGAAATCTTCTCAAATAATAAAATAATTGCTAATGATATTGATAATTTAGAGAAACGTACAGAAATCAAAAGTAGGTTAGAGCGTATGAAAGATAATACCTATTTTGGGCGAATAGACTTTTTATTTGAAGGAGATTCTAGAGAGGACATAGAGGCCTATTATATTGGCCTAGGGGATTTTACATCTGATCATCTTAAGGGAACACTAGTGTATGATTGGCGTGCCCCTATTAGTAGCATGTATTATGATTATGAAATAGGACCTGCTAGTTATCAAGCACCTATAGGGAAAATGTCCGGAGAGATTACAAAGAAAAAACAATATAAAGTTAAGAATGGGAAATTAATATATGTCTTAGATAATGAAATAAGAATAGCTGATGAAATCTTGCAAAAAGAACTTAGCCATAACGCTGATAATCGAATGAAAAATATTGTGGCAACTATTCAAAAAGAGCAGAATACCATTGTGCGTAATGATAAGGCACGCATTATGATTGTACAAGGAATAGCTGGTTCAGGGAAAACCTCTATCGCTCTCCATCGAATTGCTTATTTACTTTATCAAAATCGCCATGAAATAAATGCCAATGACATTCTAATTATTTCACCCAATCCTATTTTCTCAGATTATATTTCAAATGTCTTACCAGAATTGGGAGAAGAAAACATTCGGCAGTATAGCTTGGAAGAGCTTATAATGGCTGAATTAAAAGAGAATATAAAAACAGAATCTAAGTTTGAACAAATAGAATTTTTGTTAAGCGAAGAAATGAGCACTTCTAATCGTAAAAAAAATATAGATTATAAACAGAGTCAAGATTTCTTCTGGCTATTACAGCAATTCATTGAAGAATTCCCAGAGAAGTTCATAGCTTTCAAGGATATTTCTTTAGGGGAGATTTGCTTTAAAAAGGAAGAAATCAAAAATCATTTTTGTAACAGGTTCACAGGGCAGCCTATTTTGAGTAGAGCTGAGGATATAGCCAATTATTTAGCAGAAAGTAGAGAAGGATATCAAGGGGTAAAAATTACAAAAACCGTAAGAAAACAAATGAAGGCTAAGCTTATGGGAATGTTTAAAGAGACAGAGTTAGTAAGTATTTATGAGCAGTTTATTCATTGGTGCAATGAGGAAAGAGCGTTATCCTTTGTTTTAGAAATGAATAAGGAATGTTTGGCCTATGAGGATGTGTTTCCTATGATTTATCTCAAATATGCATTATGTGGCTATACAGGAAATAATAAGATTAAGCACTTAATCATTGATGAAATGCAGGACTATACAAAAGTTGAGTTTGAAATATTGAAGAGACTATTTAACTGCAAGATGACTATTTTAGGAGATATTTATCAGGTACTGGAACCAAAGGAACCTAATGTATTAGATACGTTGCAAGAGGTATTTGAGGATGCAGTGCTAATTAGAATGAATCGAACTTATCGTTCTACTTTTGAAATTGCAACCTTTGGTAAAAATTTAATTAACCAAACAGAAATGATACCCTTTGAAAGACATGGGGAAGCACCAAGATTGAAAGGGAGTAACTCTTATAGCAAGATGCTAGAGGAGATGGTAGTGGATTTAAAAAAACTAGACTTAAACCAATATACAACAGTAGCCATTATATGCAAGACTTTAGAAGAAGCAAAAAAGCTTTATGGTGACTTAAGTTCGTATATGGAAACTACTTTATTAACCACCAGCAGCACTATTTTTTCTTCAGGTATCATTATTACTACTTCCTATTTAGCAAAAGGACTAGAGTTTGATGTAGTTTTTATTCCAAGTGTTAATGAAAGAAATTACTATACACCAATTGATAGGCAAGTACTCTATGTATCTTGCACAAGAGCATTACATTTACTTCATATTTATTGTGATGAGACACTATCACCTATTTTAGAGGGGTGA
- a CDS encoding HAD-IB family phosphatase, which yields MEYVEVFDFDGTIYNGDATLDFYFFCLMRHPRLMKYVPRQTLSGIKYYLKKEDIVYFKSQFLCFLKEINLKEETEIFWISYYRKIKHWYNIREKNRDIIISASPRFLLEPICKDLKVKGLIASEVNEKTGELIGPNCKGEEKVRRFKERFGYMPIKTFYSDSLSDTPMARLAQQSYLVRKEEIRPWR from the coding sequence GTGGAGTATGTAGAGGTATTTGATTTTGATGGTACCATCTATAATGGGGATGCAACATTAGATTTTTATTTCTTTTGCTTAATGAGGCATCCACGGCTCATGAAATATGTACCAAGGCAGACGCTATCCGGGATTAAGTATTATTTAAAAAAAGAAGACATAGTTTATTTTAAATCTCAATTCTTATGTTTCTTAAAGGAAATTAATTTAAAAGAGGAAACAGAGATATTTTGGATTAGCTACTATAGAAAAATAAAGCATTGGTATAACATAAGAGAGAAGAATAGAGATATAATTATATCAGCTTCGCCAAGGTTTTTACTGGAACCTATATGTAAGGATTTAAAAGTAAAAGGGCTTATTGCTTCTGAAGTAAATGAAAAAACAGGAGAACTAATAGGTCCTAACTGTAAAGGAGAAGAAAAGGTAAGACGATTTAAAGAGAGGTTTGGATATATGCCAATTAAGACGTTTTACTCCGATTCTTTATCAGATACGCCTATGGCGAGATTGGCGCAGCAAAGCTATCTAGTAAGAAAAGAAGAGATTAGACCTTGGAGATAA